A portion of the Streptomyces sp. NBC_01335 genome contains these proteins:
- a CDS encoding AAA family ATPase, with amino-acid sequence MTRHLLVVDRDGESGGGLRTIGEALEAARNGSVISVRPGLYEENLVVGKMVTFVSADPLGVVEIAPPRGSAVQVRAEAVKFAGIRLCGADEELPAVDVLRGQVALEECEITGAAWTALLSRGEGSLAMRGCRVSNPAGAGVVDVSAQPSVVEDCHFERLGTTGVVIGEGAATVVRRCTVRDARGNGVLANGRARGSVEDVEVSGTGKPGVAAEQNAATRFARCRVKRSVVGFHVASAGQVVLEECSAVDVSGHAVTLAGGTDPVVKGLTVVRPGGCGIVVTGRSRGTFTDCSVSDGRSTGLLVDDGSSPAVNRLRIDSPSGGGVVVTGGAVPRLDRVEVTGAAGVGVLVEGSAGAEENGEESGTGGGARELLVRRLTVSGAQREALEIRGGTVQVEEAVLVGAASHGLRIGAGARVTVQAGRIADAGRAGVLVEGGAGLTLLDTEVSGSGTDGLAVEDGAAIVVRGRFLDGRGHGVRVGRQGRATLDDCEATGGAGDGVRVEGEHEVRLVRCVTAGNKGAGLRRTAARGDVRAEELDSHDNGEPDSWESGPEQAGEGADALGGPRGPLARLEELVGLHAVKEQVSTLVNLNRLAVRRRAAGLPVPMASRHLVFAGPPGTGKTTVARLYGSVLAALDVLPSGHLVEVSRADLVAKVVGGTAIKTTEVFERALGGVLFIDEAYTLTAQEGGGPDFGREAVDTLMKLMEDHRDDVVVIVAGYTDRMRGFLASNPGLASRFSRTLEFENYAVPELVTIVRRLCEAHLYVLAEGVEEALAAHFERMPRDDTFGNARAARAVFEEMVDRQAIRLAGAEQVLDADLTSFVPSDVSEEAAVTAAGGERAGGAGLEDILARLRAMTGLDGVKSEVDDLVSLLHAARRRRAAGLPATSVGHHLVFAGPPGTGKTTVARLYGELLGALDVLPRGQLVEVARADLVGRYVGHTAQLTREAFGRARGGVLFVDEAYALTPRGGSGNDFGQEAVDTLVKLMEDHRDEVAVVVAGYTTEMERFLASNPGLASRFSRTVHFETYSAEQLAGIVRDLCERDGYTCGEETADALLAHFDGVERGEDFGNARYARKVMEAMVTRQARRLTALPDATVDELRTLIAADVPAETL; translated from the coding sequence ATGACGCGGCACCTGCTGGTCGTGGACCGCGATGGGGAATCGGGCGGCGGGCTCCGGACGATCGGTGAGGCGCTGGAGGCGGCTCGCAACGGGTCGGTGATCAGTGTGCGGCCGGGCCTGTACGAGGAGAACCTCGTGGTGGGCAAGATGGTCACCTTCGTCTCGGCCGATCCGCTGGGCGTGGTCGAGATCGCGCCTCCCCGTGGAAGTGCTGTCCAAGTGCGGGCCGAGGCGGTGAAGTTCGCCGGGATACGGCTGTGCGGCGCCGACGAGGAGTTGCCGGCGGTCGACGTGCTCCGGGGCCAGGTCGCGCTGGAGGAGTGCGAGATCACCGGGGCGGCGTGGACGGCGCTGCTCTCCCGGGGTGAGGGGTCGCTGGCGATGCGCGGCTGCCGGGTCAGCAATCCGGCGGGGGCGGGGGTGGTCGACGTGTCGGCGCAGCCGTCGGTGGTGGAGGACTGCCACTTCGAGCGGCTCGGGACGACGGGTGTGGTGATCGGCGAGGGTGCGGCGACGGTGGTGCGCCGCTGTACGGTGCGCGACGCGCGCGGCAACGGGGTGCTGGCCAACGGGCGGGCCCGGGGCAGTGTCGAGGACGTCGAGGTGTCCGGGACCGGGAAGCCCGGGGTGGCGGCGGAGCAGAACGCGGCGACCCGGTTCGCGCGGTGCCGGGTGAAGCGGTCGGTGGTCGGGTTCCACGTGGCGAGCGCGGGGCAGGTCGTGCTGGAGGAGTGCTCGGCGGTGGACGTGTCGGGGCACGCGGTGACGCTCGCCGGGGGTACCGATCCGGTGGTCAAGGGTTTGACGGTGGTACGTCCCGGGGGGTGCGGGATCGTGGTGACCGGGCGTTCCCGGGGCACCTTCACCGACTGTTCCGTCAGCGACGGGCGGAGCACCGGGCTGCTCGTGGACGACGGTTCGTCCCCGGCGGTGAACCGGCTGCGGATCGACTCCCCGTCCGGCGGCGGGGTGGTCGTCACCGGCGGGGCCGTTCCCCGGCTGGACCGGGTGGAGGTCACCGGGGCGGCGGGCGTCGGCGTCCTCGTGGAGGGGAGCGCCGGGGCCGAGGAGAACGGCGAGGAGAGCGGCACCGGCGGCGGGGCGCGGGAGCTGCTGGTGCGGCGGCTGACGGTGTCGGGGGCGCAGCGCGAGGCGCTGGAGATACGCGGCGGCACGGTCCAGGTGGAGGAGGCGGTGCTGGTGGGTGCCGCGTCGCACGGGCTGCGGATCGGCGCGGGCGCCCGGGTGACCGTGCAGGCGGGCCGGATCGCGGACGCCGGGCGGGCCGGGGTGCTGGTGGAGGGCGGCGCCGGGCTGACGTTGCTGGACACCGAGGTCAGCGGGTCCGGGACGGACGGCCTGGCGGTGGAGGACGGGGCGGCGATCGTGGTCCGGGGGCGGTTCCTGGACGGCCGGGGCCACGGGGTGCGGGTGGGCCGGCAGGGCCGGGCCACGCTGGACGACTGCGAGGCGACCGGCGGTGCGGGCGATGGGGTCCGGGTCGAGGGCGAGCACGAGGTACGCCTGGTGCGTTGCGTGACGGCGGGGAACAAGGGTGCGGGGCTGCGGCGGACCGCCGCGCGGGGCGACGTACGCGCGGAGGAGCTGGACAGCCACGACAACGGGGAGCCGGACTCCTGGGAGAGCGGCCCCGAGCAGGCGGGAGAGGGGGCGGACGCGCTCGGCGGGCCGCGTGGGCCGCTCGCCCGGCTGGAGGAGCTGGTGGGGCTCCACGCGGTGAAGGAGCAGGTCTCCACCCTCGTCAACCTCAACCGCCTCGCGGTGCGCCGTCGGGCGGCCGGGCTGCCGGTGCCGATGGCCTCCCGGCACCTCGTGTTCGCGGGGCCTCCCGGGACCGGCAAGACCACGGTGGCCCGGCTCTACGGCAGTGTGCTGGCGGCGCTCGACGTGCTGCCGTCGGGGCACCTGGTGGAGGTCTCGCGGGCCGATCTGGTCGCGAAGGTGGTGGGCGGTACCGCCATCAAGACGACCGAGGTCTTCGAACGGGCCCTGGGCGGGGTGCTGTTCATCGACGAGGCGTACACCCTCACCGCGCAGGAGGGCGGCGGCCCGGACTTCGGGCGGGAGGCGGTGGACACCCTGATGAAGCTGATGGAGGACCACCGCGACGACGTGGTGGTGATCGTCGCCGGGTACACCGACCGGATGCGGGGCTTCCTCGCATCCAACCCCGGTCTCGCCTCGCGCTTCAGCCGCACCCTGGAGTTCGAGAACTACGCGGTGCCCGAACTGGTCACCATCGTGCGGAGGTTGTGCGAGGCGCACCTCTACGTACTGGCCGAGGGTGTCGAGGAGGCGCTCGCCGCGCACTTCGAGCGGATGCCCCGGGACGACACCTTCGGCAACGCCCGTGCCGCACGGGCGGTGTTCGAGGAGATGGTCGACCGGCAGGCGATCCGGCTCGCGGGAGCCGAGCAGGTGCTCGACGCCGACCTCACCTCCTTCGTCCCGTCCGACGTCAGTGAGGAGGCGGCGGTCACGGCGGCCGGCGGGGAGCGGGCCGGTGGCGCCGGGCTGGAGGACATCCTCGCCCGGCTGCGCGCCATGACCGGGCTCGACGGTGTGAAGTCCGAGGTGGACGACCTGGTGAGCCTGCTGCACGCGGCGCGCCGCCGCCGCGCCGCCGGGCTGCCCGCCACCAGCGTCGGCCACCACCTGGTCTTCGCGGGTCCGCCCGGTACCGGCAAGACGACGGTGGCCCGGCTCTACGGCGAACTCCTGGGCGCGCTGGACGTGTTGCCGCGCGGTCAGCTGGTCGAGGTGGCGCGGGCCGATCTGGTCGGGCGGTACGTCGGGCACACCGCCCAGCTCACCCGGGAGGCGTTCGGGCGGGCCCGGGGCGGGGTGCTCTTCGTCGACGAGGCGTACGCGCTGACCCCGCGCGGCGGGTCCGGCAACGACTTCGGCCAGGAGGCGGTGGACACCCTGGTGAAGCTGATGGAGGACCACCGCGACGAGGTGGCGGTGGTGGTGGCCGGCTACACCACCGAGATGGAACGTTTCCTCGCGTCCAACCCCGGCCTCGCCTCCCGCTTCTCCCGCACCGTGCACTTCGAGACGTACTCGGCGGAGCAGCTCGCGGGCATCGTGCGGGACCTCTGCGAGCGGGACGGTTACACCTGCGGCGAGGAGACCGCCGACGCGCTGCTGGCGCATTTCGACGGCGTGGAACGCGGCGAGGACTTCGGCAACGCCCGGTACGCGCGCAAGGTCATGGAGGCGATGGTGACGAGGCAGGCCAGGCGGCTCACCGCCCTGCCGGACGCGACGGTGGACGAACTGCGGACGCTGATCGCCGCCGACGTTCCGGCGGAAACGCTGTGA